The following are encoded together in the Chiroxiphia lanceolata isolate bChiLan1 chromosome 8, bChiLan1.pri, whole genome shotgun sequence genome:
- the LOC116790435 gene encoding beta-microseminoprotein-like isoform X1, translating to MKSFLAFLVAMGIIVALGDAYCFTKPYKRGKAVKGCMLNGKLYPLGHIERTEDCYRCDCSRTEMRCCSIYSTPVAYDKENCEVIFNEESCDYDVVQKNDPSKECSPVARVG from the exons AAGAGCTTTCTGGCTTTCCTTGTTGCGATGGGCATCATCGTGGCCCTGGGTGATGCATACTGCTTTACTAAACCTTACAAGCGAGGGAAGGCTGTCAAAG GCTGTATGCTGAATGGAAAACTGTACCCCCTTGGACACATTGAGAGGACAGAAGATTGCTACAGATGCGACTGCAGCCGAACTGAAATGAGGTGTTGTTCAAT ATATTCTACTCCTGTTGCTTATGACAAAGAGAACTGTGAAGTCATTTTCAATGAAGAAAGTTGTGACTATGATGTG GTGCAGAAGAACGACCCCTCAAAGGAGTGTTCTCCAGTGGCACGTGTGGGCTAA
- the LOC116790435 gene encoding beta-microseminoprotein-like isoform X2 produces the protein MKSFLAFLVAMGIIVALGDAYCFTKPYKRGKAVKGCMLNGKLYPLGHIERTEDCYRCDCSRTEMRCCSIYSTPVAYDKENCEVIFNEESCDYDVVQKNDPSKECSPVARVG, from the exons AAGAGCTTTCTGGCTTTCCTTGTTGCGATGGGCATCATCGTGGCCCTGGGTGATGCATACTGCTTTACTAAACCTTACAAGCGAGGGAAGGCTGTCAAAG GCTGTATGCTGAATGGAAAACTGTACCCCCTTGGACACATTGAGAGGACAGAAGATTGCTACAGATGCGACTGCAGCCGAACTGAAATGAGGTGTTGTTCAAT ATATTCTACTCCTGTTGCTTATGACAAAGAGAACTGTGAAGTCATTTTCAATGAAGAAAGTTGTGACTATGATGTGGTGCAGAAGAACGACCCTTCAAAGGAGTGTTCTCCAGTTGCACGTGTGGGCTAA